The following coding sequences are from one Mercenaria mercenaria strain notata unplaced genomic scaffold, MADL_Memer_1 contig_2803, whole genome shotgun sequence window:
- the LOC128552438 gene encoding uncharacterized protein LOC128552438, with product MKKLGAAGTAKFQCGLEEQTNTIPHPAELFLFRRSTPERISKWQTFIKEQDETGISSLIERGILPNKDDLDLACYKFGRRSQTFSNILTFTCKHIKSLSSNIFNVWTSYDTNELEKSGKIHIVFVVITECAASIPEEISRAYTICKRQKQETSMESKEILESRLSDVSQGKNGEITESILDKLSSCVTNNANYLMEKHNNINAICPNTKKSTGFGTPNHKIIDIPCITIYVHVKGLTPITEDPFPKQICGFQTDVTEEKLSLFHGGPHDYHNNLKMGTAIHANIRTPTGVLGGTLGCFLDHKQFGLCCITSSHFVLNAAEIRRIQNEDGSFDMRHLQRQVYQPCGVISDKFSFGQLISVVYREGDDSSPGVEAALIQIFRRPPMRGDFPDANNYADAGFDESHPLLFNSGNVCDVCHKHKHLIVYKFGISTGCTRGCLGLHGGSIRKTEVEEDTCVYKLRNQLEILPAGRTPFATEGDSGALLMIQDYANDSTAIGIVTGGFSNGTVFVTPICAILDAFGCPRSLKSFAETASLTDSGTSSMPEEMEGIASTLV from the exons GAATAAGTAAGTGGCAAACATTCATCAAAGAACAAGATGAAACAGGAATAAGTTCCTTAATTGAACGAGGAATATTACCAAATAAGGATGATCTGGATCTTGCCTGTTATAAATTTGGAAGACGATCGCAAACGTTCTCAAATATTCTCACTTTTACATGCAAACATATCAAATCGCTGTCTAGTAATATATTTAATGTCTGGACTTCATATGATACTAATGAGCTTGAAAAGAGTGGCAAAATACATATAGTATTCGTTGTTATAACCGAATGTGCTGCATCCATTCCCGAAGAAATAAGTCGTGCTTACACTATTTGTAAACGGCAAAAACAGGAAACTAGTATGGAGAGTAAGGAAATATTGGAAAGTCGATTGTCCGATGTATCACAAGGGAAAAACGGCGAAATAACAGAAAGTATCCTTGACAAACTTAGTAGCTGTGTTACGAACAATGCAAATTATCTTATGGAAAAACACAACAATATCAACGCTATATGTCCTAACACAAAAAAGTCAACTGGTTTCGGGACACCCAACCACAAAATTATTGATATACCATGCATTACTATATACGTGCACGTAAAAGGTTTGACACCAATAACAGAAGATCCATTTCCGAAGCAGATATGTGGATTTCAAACTGATGTCACCGAAGAAAAATTGTCACTGTTTCATGGGGGACCACATGATTACCACAACAATTTGAAAATGGGTACTGCTATCCATGCAAACATTAGAACACCAACCGGGGTTCTTGGTGGAACTCTAGGATGTTTTCTAGATCACAAACAATTCGGGTTATGCTGTATAACTAGTTCACATTTTGTCTTGAATGCTGCCGAAATAAGACGAATTCAAAATGAGGACGGTAGTTTTGACATGAGGCATTTACAAAGGCAAGTTTACCAACCATGTGGCGTAATAAGTGATAAGTTTTCATTCGGCCAACTTATATCGGTTGTATACAGGGAAGGAGATGACTCATCTCCTGGTGTGGAGGCTGCATTGATTCAGATATTTCGAAGACCACCTATGAGAGGTGATTTTCCAGATGCTAACAATTATGCTGATGCAG GCTTTGATGAAAGCCATCCACTGCTGTTCAACTCCGGAAACGTGTGCGATGTATGTCATAAACACAAACACTtaattgtgtacaagtttggaaTAAGCACGGGCTGCACAAGAGGTTGCCTTGGTTTACACGGTGGTTCAATCCGAAAAACCGAAGTGGAAGAAGATACATGTGTGTATAAACTGCGTAATCAGTTGGAAATTTTACCTGCTGGTCGTACACCCTTCGCAACCGAAGGGGATTCTGGGGCGCTTCTTATGATTCAGGATTACGCGAATGATTCTACAGCCATCGGTATTGTGACTGGTGGGTTTTCAAATGGGACGGTATTTGTGACGCCAATATGTGCAATTCTAGATGCTTTTGGTTGCCCACGTTCCTTAAAATCATTTGCAGAAACTGCCAGTCTAACTGACTCAGGCACATCCAGTATGCCAGAGGAAATGGAGGGTATCGCTAGTACACTAGTCTAA